A DNA window from Rhodococcus sp. Z13 contains the following coding sequences:
- a CDS encoding amino acid adenylation domain-containing protein, whose amino-acid sequence MPAVHTDLVPTEEPAPTVSVADLFEVRARASADLVAVTAGERSVTYGELDELSNRWARRLIAAGAAPGRTVAVALPRDISLVVLVVAVAKTGAAYLPLDTTHPPERLVRILEDAEPDLLIVESAQFQVEATRSLPPVLEIEDEDPANWSAVPITDADRRGPVHRDDTAYVVYTSGSTGTPKGVAVSHRNVTSLFVRTLPLFEFGGTDVWTLFHSCAFDFAVWEMWGALVHGARLVVVDHPTSRDPEKFRALVAAEGVTVLNLTPSAFYQFVEADRTASEGAGESTLALRHVILGGEALKLVHLAPWFSRYGDETPCVTNMYGITETTVHTSFQRITADLALQGVPSLIGRPLPDVGIHVLDDRLNPVPMGQAGEVYVTGDQVAQGYVNRSALTATRFVADPYSSTGTVMYRTGDVARWDEQERLVYLGRSDAQVQVRGFRIELEEVEAALLGCEPVVNAAAAVRTDDRFGDRLVGYIVVREGESVDPAAARTRLAAFLPPYMVPDAVVLLERLPLTVNGKLDRAALPAPVFVSTKPYRAPRTETERCVATVFADVLDVERIGLDDGFFELGGNSLLAAAAVAMLRDSLGQDVDLRWVMATPTPAGLASRIDAAASETFRSGATASGLEVLFPLRAGEGPGVFIVHPLMGLAWSYIGLALALDFPGPVVGLQTPALTDDGPLPESIGELAARYVAEIRSIQPEGPFHLVGWSLGGVIAHCMATTLQESGAEVGSLVLMDALLDSKLENFYDALVQAFAPMGVHLTADEAVDGLSTENAQRIADLVSANVGPITPEQVRRVFSMAVDSPEQVNNHSPATFRGDLLFLAAEKEREDPNEVVDPWREVVDGTIVVRMIPSVHNDMVSEESVAVIAPVLDDWLKGCRR is encoded by the coding sequence ATGCCAGCAGTACACACCGATCTGGTGCCGACCGAGGAACCGGCGCCCACGGTCTCCGTGGCCGACCTGTTCGAGGTACGGGCGCGGGCCTCGGCCGACCTGGTCGCCGTCACAGCCGGCGAGCGTTCGGTCACCTACGGCGAACTGGACGAGTTGTCGAACCGCTGGGCTCGGCGCCTGATCGCGGCAGGCGCTGCACCCGGGCGTACCGTCGCCGTAGCGTTGCCCCGCGACATCTCACTCGTCGTGCTCGTCGTCGCCGTGGCGAAGACCGGGGCGGCCTACCTCCCGCTCGACACGACCCACCCGCCGGAACGGCTGGTGAGAATTCTCGAGGACGCCGAACCGGATCTGCTGATCGTGGAATCCGCACAGTTCCAGGTGGAAGCGACGCGCTCCCTCCCACCTGTCCTCGAGATCGAGGACGAGGACCCGGCGAACTGGAGCGCAGTCCCGATCACCGATGCGGACCGTCGCGGCCCGGTACACCGGGACGACACCGCCTATGTGGTCTACACCTCGGGATCGACGGGCACGCCGAAGGGTGTCGCCGTCTCGCACCGCAATGTGACCTCGCTGTTCGTGCGCACTCTGCCGCTCTTCGAGTTCGGTGGAACCGACGTGTGGACGCTCTTCCACAGCTGCGCATTCGACTTCGCGGTCTGGGAGATGTGGGGCGCTCTCGTTCACGGTGCCCGGCTCGTCGTGGTGGACCACCCGACCTCGAGGGACCCCGAGAAGTTCCGGGCGCTGGTCGCCGCGGAAGGTGTCACGGTTCTGAACCTGACCCCCTCCGCGTTCTATCAGTTCGTCGAGGCCGACCGGACCGCCTCGGAGGGCGCGGGGGAGTCCACCCTCGCTCTGCGACACGTGATCCTCGGCGGGGAAGCCCTCAAGCTCGTGCACCTGGCTCCCTGGTTCTCGCGGTACGGAGACGAGACGCCATGCGTGACCAACATGTACGGCATCACCGAGACGACGGTCCATACGTCGTTCCAACGGATCACCGCCGATCTGGCGCTGCAGGGGGTTCCCTCCCTGATCGGCCGGCCGCTCCCGGACGTGGGCATCCACGTCCTCGACGATCGCCTGAATCCCGTCCCTATGGGGCAGGCGGGGGAGGTGTACGTGACCGGCGATCAGGTGGCGCAGGGATATGTGAACCGAAGTGCTCTCACCGCAACGAGGTTCGTCGCGGACCCGTACTCGTCCACTGGAACGGTGATGTACCGCACCGGCGACGTCGCCCGGTGGGACGAGCAGGAACGTCTGGTCTACCTCGGCAGATCGGACGCGCAGGTGCAGGTGCGGGGATTCCGGATCGAGCTGGAGGAGGTGGAAGCCGCGCTGCTCGGATGTGAGCCCGTGGTGAACGCCGCCGCCGCGGTACGGACGGACGACCGGTTCGGTGATCGGCTCGTCGGATACATCGTCGTACGAGAAGGCGAATCCGTGGACCCCGCGGCCGCCCGGACCCGGCTTGCTGCGTTCCTGCCCCCCTACATGGTGCCGGACGCGGTCGTGCTCCTCGAACGTCTGCCGCTCACCGTCAACGGAAAACTGGACCGCGCGGCTCTGCCCGCCCCGGTGTTCGTGTCCACCAAGCCGTACAGAGCACCCCGAACGGAGACGGAACGCTGTGTGGCGACGGTGTTCGCCGACGTGCTGGACGTCGAGCGCATCGGGCTCGACGACGGATTCTTCGAACTCGGGGGGAACTCGCTCCTCGCCGCGGCTGCCGTGGCGATGCTGCGGGACTCGCTCGGGCAGGACGTCGATCTCCGATGGGTGATGGCCACGCCGACGCCCGCCGGTCTGGCGAGCCGCATCGATGCGGCGGCGAGCGAGACGTTCCGGTCGGGAGCCACCGCCTCGGGACTGGAGGTCCTCTTCCCGCTGCGAGCGGGTGAAGGTCCCGGGGTCTTCATCGTCCACCCCTTGATGGGACTCGCGTGGTCGTACATCGGTCTTGCTCTCGCCCTGGACTTTCCCGGCCCCGTCGTCGGACTGCAGACGCCGGCCCTGACCGACGACGGTCCGCTTCCCGAATCGATCGGCGAACTCGCAGCGCGCTATGTCGCCGAGATCAGGTCGATCCAACCCGAGGGGCCGTTTCACCTCGTGGGGTGGTCGCTCGGCGGCGTCATAGCCCACTGCATGGCGACCACTCTGCAGGAGTCCGGAGCCGAGGTCGGCAGCCTCGTCCTGATGGACGCCCTCCTCGATTCGAAGCTCGAGAACTTCTACGACGCCCTGGTCCAAGCCTTCGCCCCGATGGGGGTCCACCTGACCGCCGACGAGGCAGTCGACGGTCTCAGCACGGAGAACGCCCAGCGCATCGCCGATCTGGTCTCGGCCAACGTGGGGCCGATCACGCCGGAGCAGGTTCGCAGGGTGTTCTCCATGGCGGTCGATTCGCCGGAGCAGGTCAACAATCATTCACCCGCGACGTTCCGGGGTGATCTCCTCTTTCTCGCCGCAGAGAAGGAACGGGAGGACCCGAACGAGGTCGTCGATCCGTGGCGCGAAGTGGTGGACGGAACGATCGTCGTCCGGATGATCCCGTCGGTGCACAACGACATGGTCTCGGAGGAGTCCGTCGCCGTCATCGCTCCCGTTCTCGACGACTGGCTGAAAGGCTGCCGCCGGTAG